TCGCAAACCCAAGGCAATCATCGTTCGTTTTTGCCTTTTTGTTTGGTCAATTACACTTTTCTTTTGGGTTATTTTTAGTTTGGTCATTGTAAAGGTTTTTTTATGTATATAGCTTTCAATCGCTACAATTAACCGTTAAATACTTTTTCAACAGACAACGAGCGGCGTTTAGCAACTTCAATTGGACTCCGCAACAATGTTAGCGCTCTAATAGTTGCTTTGACCACGTTATGTGGATTGGATGAACCGAGCGATTTGGCAATTACGTCTGTTACACCGGCGCTTTCCAAAACGGCACGCATAGCTCCACCGGCAATTACACCGGTACCTTTAGCCGCAGGTTTAATAATGACTTTGGCAGCTCCGTATTTAGCAAATTGCGGGTG
This is a stretch of genomic DNA from Sphingobacteriales bacterium. It encodes these proteins:
- the rpsE gene encoding 30S ribosomal protein S5, whose translation is MQNDKKIKATETTEVKHKVVGINRVAKVTKGGRTFSFSAIVVVGDGSGVVGQGLGKAREVTEAIDKGKDDATKSMVKVPIKNGSIPHPQFAKYGAAKVIIKPAAKGTGVIAGGAMRAVLESAGVTDVIAKSLGSSNPHNVVKATIRALTLLRSPIEVAKRRSLSVEKVFNG